The following proteins are encoded in a genomic region of Cystobacter fuscus DSM 2262:
- the dnaJ gene encoding molecular chaperone DnaJ codes for MADDYYQILGVSRTAPAEDIKKAFRKLARKYHPDVNPGDKSAEEKFKQLNAAFEVLSDEKKRKLYDEFGEEAAKLGFDEKKAQQYRAYKAARASGGGMPFGGGGGGGGGVDFDLGDILGDIFGRAGGGAGGVDIGEVFGRAGGRAAGPTPGEDISATLTLSFAEALTGTERSISLQRPGRCQRCQGSGQVGTPTTCATCGGTGKVRRAGGMLGMAAGGTCPSCRGSGRAAPPCPSCQGSGVLDETARLTVKIPAGVQTGSKVRLSGQGSAGSRGGPPGDLYIETIVSEHPLVRRDGDDLSMDLPVTVSEAMLGAEIRVPTFQGEVTVKVPPGSQSGRKMRLKGRGSPSLKGGPPGDLYLTLQIKVPENLSDEARRAAESLAQAYQTDVRGALHL; via the coding sequence ATGGCGGACGACTATTACCAGATTCTCGGCGTGTCCCGGACGGCACCGGCCGAAGACATCAAGAAGGCCTTCCGCAAGCTCGCGCGCAAGTACCACCCGGATGTCAACCCGGGGGACAAGAGCGCCGAGGAGAAGTTCAAGCAACTCAACGCCGCCTTCGAGGTGCTGTCGGACGAGAAGAAGCGCAAGCTCTATGACGAGTTCGGCGAGGAGGCCGCCAAGCTCGGGTTCGACGAGAAGAAGGCCCAGCAGTATCGCGCCTACAAGGCCGCGCGCGCCTCGGGTGGAGGGATGCCCTTCGGCGGTGGCGGTGGGGGGGGCGGCGGCGTGGACTTCGACCTGGGGGACATCCTGGGCGACATCTTCGGGCGCGCGGGCGGCGGCGCCGGCGGGGTGGACATCGGGGAGGTCTTCGGGCGCGCGGGCGGCCGGGCGGCGGGTCCCACTCCGGGCGAAGACATCTCGGCCACGCTCACGCTCAGCTTCGCCGAGGCCCTCACCGGCACCGAGCGCAGCATCTCGCTGCAACGTCCCGGACGCTGTCAGCGCTGCCAGGGCTCGGGCCAGGTGGGCACTCCCACCACGTGCGCCACCTGCGGGGGCACGGGCAAGGTGCGCCGGGCAGGTGGCATGCTGGGGATGGCCGCGGGGGGCACCTGCCCCAGTTGCCGCGGCTCCGGACGCGCCGCTCCCCCCTGCCCTTCCTGCCAGGGCTCGGGCGTGCTCGACGAGACGGCCCGGCTCACCGTGAAGATTCCCGCGGGCGTGCAGACCGGCTCCAAGGTGCGCCTGTCCGGACAGGGCTCCGCGGGCTCCCGGGGCGGCCCTCCGGGCGATCTCTACATCGAGACGATCGTGTCCGAGCACCCCCTGGTGCGCCGGGACGGAGATGATCTGTCCATGGATCTCCCGGTGACCGTCTCCGAGGCCATGCTGGGCGCGGAGATCCGCGTGCCCACCTTCCAGGGCGAGGTCACCGTCAAGGTTCCCCCGGGCTCCCAGTCCGGCCGCAAGATGCGCCTCAAGGGCCGCGGCTCGCCCTCGCTCAAGGGCGGGCCTCCGGGAGATCTCTACCTCACCCTCCAGATCAAGGTGCCCGAGAACCTCTCGGACGAGGCGCGCCGCGCCGCGGAGTCGCTCGCCCAGGCCTACCAGACGGATGTCCGGGGCGCGCTCCACCTCTAG
- the rimI gene encoding ribosomal protein S18-alanine N-acetyltransferase: protein MRRMREEPRGSKPPGARPSDFLLRRMTHDDLPAVMELEKASFTNPWSLELLRRELGHDWSVIFLLEEPTEEGGRRLLGISIFWIVHDEVHVLNVATTPEHRRRGVGRALMEATLAEGRARKCSLATLEVRKSNEAAINLYKSFGFRPVGVRPNYYVDEGQAAEDAIVMVLDF, encoded by the coding sequence ATGAGGCGGATGCGGGAGGAGCCCCGGGGGAGCAAGCCGCCGGGCGCCCGGCCGTCCGATTTCCTCCTGCGGCGGATGACGCACGACGATCTGCCCGCGGTGATGGAGCTGGAGAAGGCGTCGTTCACCAACCCCTGGTCGCTGGAACTGCTGCGGCGCGAGCTGGGGCACGACTGGTCCGTCATCTTCCTGCTCGAGGAGCCGACCGAGGAGGGAGGCCGTCGGCTGCTGGGCATCTCCATCTTCTGGATCGTCCACGACGAGGTGCACGTGCTCAACGTGGCCACGACCCCGGAGCACCGGCGGCGCGGGGTGGGGCGAGCCCTGATGGAAGCCACCCTGGCCGAGGGCCGGGCACGCAAGTGCAGCCTGGCGACACTCGAGGTGCGCAAGAGCAACGAGGCCGCCATCAACCTCTACAAATCATTCGGGTTCCGTCCGGTGGGCGTACGGCCCAACTACTACGTGGACGAGGGCCAGGCCGCCGAGGACGCGATCGTGATGGTCCTCGACTTCTAG